The Pantoea nemavictus genome includes a region encoding these proteins:
- the urtB gene encoding urea ABC transporter permease subunit UrtB: MTIRRYLCCLLLLLPWLAQAGDGADFAAASRTQQATLLQQWAAAPQASRLPLLQALRNETVVIDQKQQPFSKQGDTLQPLDSAQQPAGDSKKLFMNNRLRVLIASALAAHQLVSDDATIRLRAAQQLQNDGVADMLPLLEQRLASEKDAQVHTVLLMAAANLQLASPDAALRLKAVTLLGESSDPNMQASLTRLTQASNEPDAKVREAAATSLKQIKQRLMWGDLLGQAFTGLSLGSILLLAALGLAITYGLLGVINMAHGEMLMLGAYATWFVQSLFQQFAPQWLAWYPLLALPVAFAVTACMGMLLERTIIRHLYGRPLETLLATWGISLMLIQLVRMLFGAQNLEVANPSWLSGGMQLLPNLVLPYNRIAVILFVFAVLSLTWLLLNKTRLGLSVRAVTQNRTMADCCGVPTGRIDMLAFGLGSGIAGLGGVALSQLGNVGPELGQGYIIDSFLVVVLGGVGQLAGTVVAAFGLGILNKVLEPQIGAVLGKILILVLIVLFIQKRPQGLFAFKGRVID; encoded by the coding sequence ATGACAATTCGCCGTTATCTCTGCTGTCTGCTGTTACTGCTGCCCTGGCTCGCCCAGGCGGGCGATGGCGCAGACTTCGCGGCCGCCAGCCGCACCCAACAAGCCACGCTGCTGCAACAGTGGGCCGCCGCGCCGCAGGCTAGCCGCTTGCCGCTGCTGCAGGCGCTGCGCAATGAAACCGTGGTCATCGACCAGAAACAGCAGCCGTTCAGCAAACAGGGCGATACGTTGCAGCCGCTCGATAGCGCGCAACAGCCCGCTGGCGACAGCAAAAAACTGTTTATGAATAACCGGCTGCGCGTATTAATCGCCAGCGCCCTCGCCGCTCATCAGCTGGTGAGCGACGATGCGACGATCCGCTTACGTGCCGCGCAACAACTGCAAAACGATGGCGTAGCCGATATGTTGCCGCTGCTTGAGCAACGCCTCGCCAGCGAAAAAGATGCACAGGTCCACACCGTGCTGCTGATGGCCGCCGCTAACCTGCAACTCGCCAGCCCGGATGCGGCGCTGCGCCTTAAAGCCGTGACGCTGCTCGGCGAATCCAGCGATCCCAACATGCAGGCTAGCCTTACTCGCTTAACCCAGGCCAGTAATGAGCCTGATGCTAAAGTCCGTGAAGCCGCCGCCACCAGCCTGAAGCAGATTAAACAGCGCCTGATGTGGGGCGATCTGCTCGGTCAGGCGTTTACCGGCCTGTCGCTCGGCTCGATTCTGCTGCTGGCAGCGCTCGGCCTGGCGATCACCTACGGCCTGCTCGGTGTGATCAACATGGCGCACGGCGAAATGCTGATGCTCGGCGCCTACGCCACCTGGTTTGTACAAAGTCTGTTCCAGCAGTTCGCGCCGCAGTGGCTCGCCTGGTATCCGCTGCTGGCGCTGCCGGTGGCATTTGCGGTGACCGCCTGCATGGGCATGCTGCTGGAGCGCACCATTATCCGCCATCTCTATGGACGTCCGCTGGAAACCCTGCTCGCGACGTGGGGCATCAGCCTGATGCTGATTCAGCTGGTGCGTATGCTGTTTGGCGCGCAGAACCTGGAAGTGGCCAACCCGAGCTGGCTCTCCGGCGGTATGCAGCTGCTGCCGAATCTGGTGCTGCCATACAACCGTATCGCGGTGATCCTGTTCGTGTTTGCCGTGCTGAGTCTCACCTGGCTGCTGCTGAATAAAACTCGCCTTGGTCTCAGCGTGCGTGCCGTGACGCAGAACCGCACCATGGCTGATTGCTGCGGCGTACCAACCGGACGCATCGATATGCTGGCCTTTGGCCTCGGTTCAGGCATTGCCGGACTCGGCGGCGTGGCGCTGTCGCAGTTGGGCAACGTCGGGCCGGAGCTGGGTCAGGGCTACATCATCGACTCCTTCCTCGTGGTGGTGCTGGGCGGCGTCGGCCAGCTGGCGGGCACCGTCGTGGCGGCGTTTGGCCTCGGCATTCTTAACAAAGTGCTGGAACCGCAGATAGGCGCAGTGTTAGGCAAAATCCTCATCCTCGTGCTGATCGTGCTGTTTATCCAGAAACGTCCGCAGGGCCTGTTTGCCTTTAAAGGGAGGGTGATTGACTGA
- the urtA gene encoding urea ABC transporter substrate-binding protein — MKRRSLLKAFALSASVASMGFAFAAQAADTIKVGIMSSLSGTMAISETPLKDVALMTIDEINAKGGVLGKKLEPVVVDPASNWPLFAEKARQLLTQDKVAAVFGCWTSVSRKSVLPVFEELNGLLFYPVQYEGEEMSPNVFYTGAAPNQQAIPAVEYLMSEDGGSAKRFFLLGTDYVYPRTTNKILRAFLHSKGVQDKDIEEVYTPFGYSDYQTIVSNIKKFSAGGKTAVISTINGDSNVPFYKELANQGIKATDIPVIAFSVGEEELRGIDTKPLVGQLAAWNYFESVDNPTNAQFVKDYRAYAKAHNLPNADTVVTNDPMEATYVGLHMWAQAVEKAGTTDVDKVRAAMAGQTFKAPDGFTLTMDKTNHHLHKPVMIGEVEENGQFNVVWQTEQPVRAQPWSPYIAGNDKKPDHPVKSTQ, encoded by the coding sequence ATGAAAAGACGTTCGTTGCTCAAGGCTTTCGCGCTCTCTGCCTCTGTTGCCAGCATGGGTTTTGCCTTCGCGGCACAGGCTGCTGACACCATCAAGGTGGGTATTATGTCCTCGCTCTCCGGCACCATGGCGATCTCCGAAACGCCGCTGAAGGATGTGGCGCTGATGACTATCGATGAGATCAACGCCAAAGGCGGCGTGCTGGGCAAAAAGCTGGAACCGGTGGTGGTGGATCCCGCCTCCAACTGGCCGCTGTTCGCCGAAAAAGCGCGTCAGTTGCTGACGCAGGATAAAGTGGCGGCGGTGTTTGGCTGCTGGACCTCGGTATCGCGCAAATCGGTGCTGCCGGTGTTTGAAGAGCTAAACGGCCTGCTGTTCTATCCGGTGCAGTACGAAGGCGAAGAGATGTCGCCGAACGTGTTCTACACCGGCGCCGCGCCTAACCAGCAGGCGATTCCGGCAGTGGAGTACCTGATGAGTGAAGATGGCGGCAGCGCTAAACGCTTCTTCCTGCTGGGCACTGATTACGTTTATCCCCGCACCACCAACAAGATTCTGCGCGCCTTCCTGCACAGTAAAGGGGTGCAGGATAAAGACATCGAAGAGGTCTACACGCCGTTTGGTTACAGCGATTATCAGACCATCGTTTCCAACATTAAGAAGTTCTCTGCCGGTGGCAAAACCGCGGTGATCTCCACCATCAACGGCGACTCCAACGTGCCGTTCTACAAAGAGCTGGCGAATCAGGGCATCAAAGCCACCGATATTCCGGTGATCGCCTTCTCGGTGGGTGAAGAGGAGCTGCGCGGTATTGATACCAAACCGCTGGTTGGTCAGTTAGCGGCGTGGAACTACTTTGAGTCGGTGGATAACCCAACCAACGCCCAATTTGTGAAGGATTATCGCGCTTACGCGAAAGCGCATAACCTGCCGAACGCCGACACCGTGGTAACCAACGATCCGATGGAAGCGACCTATGTTGGCCTGCACATGTGGGCGCAGGCAGTGGAGAAAGCCGGCACCACTGATGTAGACAAAGTGCGCGCGGCGATGGCGGGCCAGACCTTCAAAGCACCAGACGGTTTCACTCTGACCATGGATAAAACCAACCATCATCTACACAAGCCAGTGATGATTGGCGAAGTGGAAGAGAACGGCCAGTTCAACGTGGTGTGGCAGACCGAGCAACCGGTGCGCGCCCAGCCGTGGAGCCCGTACATCGCGGGTAACGACAAGAAGCCCGACCATCCGGTGAAATCAACGCAGTAA
- a CDS encoding GntR family transcriptional regulator, producing the protein MNTSPRSKGRPEALAEKVYQALKQDIFEFRLMPGDRFSENEIADRLEVSRTPVRQALFWLEREGYVEVWFRSGWQVKPFDFEYFEELYDFRTVLECEAVRRLCALPAVQCAQTLTAQKSFWIDALPLADGKAVSAQDEAFHMALVAAAGNQEMARIHAELTEKIRIIRRLDFTRDDRMEATYREHAQILRAIFQQQTEEAQRILTDHIAVSKAEVRKITLHMLQQARLQPIE; encoded by the coding sequence ATGAACACGAGCCCGCGCAGCAAAGGCCGCCCTGAGGCATTGGCCGAGAAGGTCTATCAGGCGCTGAAACAGGACATTTTTGAATTCCGTCTGATGCCGGGCGACCGTTTCAGTGAGAACGAAATCGCCGATCGGTTGGAAGTCAGCCGCACGCCGGTGCGTCAGGCGCTGTTCTGGCTGGAGCGCGAGGGCTACGTCGAAGTGTGGTTCCGCAGCGGCTGGCAGGTGAAGCCGTTTGACTTCGAATATTTCGAAGAGCTGTACGACTTCCGCACCGTGCTGGAGTGCGAAGCGGTGCGCCGCCTGTGCGCCCTGCCCGCCGTGCAGTGTGCGCAAACCCTGACGGCACAGAAAAGCTTCTGGATCGATGCGCTACCGCTGGCCGATGGCAAAGCGGTCTCCGCGCAGGATGAAGCTTTTCACATGGCGCTGGTGGCGGCCGCTGGCAATCAGGAGATGGCGCGCATCCACGCCGAACTGACCGAAAAGATTCGCATCATTCGCCGTCTCGATTTCACGCGCGACGACCGAATGGAGGCGACATACCGAGAGCACGCTCAGATTTTACGGGCGATTTTCCAGCAACAGACCGAGGAGGCGCAGCGCATTTTAACCGACCACATCGCCGTCAGTAAGGCAGAGGTCAGAAAGATTACATTGCATATGTTACAGCAGGCTCGACTTCAACCCATTGAATAA
- the uca gene encoding urea carboxylase: MFSTVLIANRGEIACRAIRTLKRLGVKSVAVYSDADRNARHVKEADVAIALGGDKASDSYLRIDKILAAAQETGAEAIWPGYGFLSESLPFADACEKAGIAFVGPTAQQIGEFGLKHRARELAASAGVPMTPGTPLLSSLDEALSAADSIGYPVMLKSTAGGGGIGLTRCADADALRNAWESVRRLGEQFFSDAGVFLERCIDRARHVEVQIFGDGSGKVIALGERDCSLQRRNQKVVEETPAPNLPQATREALLSSAVRLGELVNYRSAGTVEYIYDAEQDAFYFLEVNTRLQVEHPVTECVTGLDLVECMLQVAAGDAIEWARLQQAPQGASIEVRLYAEDPLKNFQPSPGVLTAVCFPDDVRVDGWIATGTEVSAFYDPMVAKLIVHAETREAALTKMQQALDATQLHGIASNLDYLRQIVATEAFRSGKVWTRFLDSFTPSASVIEVLQPGTFSSIQDFPGRLGYWDIGVPPSGPMDDFAFRLANRIVGNHDSAAGLEFTLQGPTLRFHSDAVIALTGADCAADVDGESIAYWQPVSVKAGQTLTLGRAQSGCRTYLAVRNGFDVPEYLGSRSTFSLGQFGGHAGRTLRVADMLPISQPQLAACTTPAPVSAPQALDHALVPHYGSEWRIGVLYGPHGAPDFFTQAAIDEFFASDWQVHYNSNRLGVRLVGPKPTWTRANGGEAGLHPSNVHDCEYAIGAVNFTGDFPVILTHDGPSLGGFVCPVTIAKAELWKVGQVKPGDRIRFHPISADEAVALEKAQAHSVATLRSAHAPAFVVPSLAASAIGSATLLAALPATATTPAAVYRQAGDKYVLIEYGDNVLDLALRLRVHLLMNALRERAVPGVEELSPGVRSLQVRYDSLILSQKQLMQLLLELESGLGDVSQLKVPSRIVWLPMAFEDSATLGAVERYKETVRASAPWLPNNVDFIQRINGLASREAVRDTIFDASYLILGLGDVYLGAPCAVPIDPRHRLLSSKYSPARTFTAEGTVGIGGMYMCIYGMDSPGGYQLVGRTLPIWNKFLKNPQFAADEPWLLHFFDQVRFYPVTEDELTQLRDDFREGRATVRIEETVFDFAAHQQFLADHAASIGEFRQRQSAAFEQEVTLWAQEEQNAPLTSDETLEVAEADDDALAVCADMNGNIWKVLVQPGDVVEAGQTLIIVEAMKMELAIVAPQAGQVKRIACQAGRPVSPGDALLWLE, encoded by the coding sequence ATGTTCAGCACCGTTTTGATTGCTAACCGTGGCGAAATCGCCTGTCGCGCCATCCGTACCTTAAAACGCCTCGGCGTGAAAAGCGTCGCCGTCTATTCCGATGCCGATCGCAACGCGCGCCACGTCAAAGAAGCGGATGTGGCGATCGCGCTTGGCGGTGACAAAGCCAGCGACAGCTATCTGCGCATCGATAAAATCCTCGCCGCCGCACAGGAAACCGGTGCCGAAGCCATCTGGCCGGGCTACGGTTTCCTCTCGGAAAGCCTGCCGTTCGCCGATGCCTGTGAAAAAGCCGGTATCGCCTTCGTCGGCCCCACCGCGCAGCAGATTGGCGAGTTTGGCCTGAAACACCGCGCGCGTGAATTAGCCGCCAGCGCTGGCGTGCCAATGACGCCGGGCACGCCGCTACTGAGTTCGCTGGACGAAGCCTTAAGCGCCGCCGACAGCATCGGTTATCCGGTGATGTTGAAAAGCACCGCCGGCGGCGGTGGCATTGGTCTGACGCGCTGCGCCGACGCCGACGCGCTGCGCAATGCGTGGGAGAGCGTGCGTCGTCTCGGCGAGCAGTTCTTCAGCGATGCGGGAGTGTTTTTAGAACGCTGCATCGACCGCGCACGCCACGTGGAAGTGCAGATTTTTGGCGACGGCAGCGGCAAAGTAATTGCCCTCGGCGAACGCGACTGCTCGCTGCAGCGCCGCAACCAGAAAGTGGTGGAAGAAACGCCGGCACCTAATCTGCCGCAGGCAACGCGTGAAGCGCTGCTCTCTTCGGCGGTGCGCCTTGGCGAGCTGGTCAACTATCGCAGCGCTGGCACGGTGGAGTACATCTACGACGCCGAGCAGGATGCCTTCTACTTCCTCGAAGTGAACACCCGCCTGCAGGTGGAACATCCGGTCACCGAATGCGTCACCGGTCTCGATCTGGTTGAGTGCATGCTGCAAGTCGCGGCAGGCGATGCCATCGAATGGGCGCGTCTGCAGCAGGCGCCGCAAGGCGCCTCAATTGAAGTGCGCCTCTACGCTGAAGATCCGTTGAAAAACTTCCAGCCCAGCCCCGGCGTCTTAACCGCCGTCTGTTTCCCGGACGATGTGCGCGTCGATGGCTGGATTGCTACCGGCACCGAAGTCTCGGCGTTTTACGATCCGATGGTGGCCAAACTGATCGTGCATGCCGAGACGCGTGAAGCGGCGTTAACGAAAATGCAGCAGGCGCTCGACGCCACGCAGCTGCACGGCATCGCCAGCAACCTCGATTATCTGCGCCAGATCGTCGCCACCGAGGCCTTCCGCAGCGGCAAGGTGTGGACGCGCTTCCTCGACAGCTTCACGCCATCCGCCAGCGTGATTGAAGTGCTGCAGCCCGGCACCTTCAGCAGCATTCAGGATTTTCCTGGCCGCCTTGGCTATTGGGATATCGGCGTGCCGCCATCCGGCCCGATGGACGATTTCGCCTTCCGCCTCGCCAACCGCATTGTCGGCAACCACGACAGCGCCGCGGGCCTCGAATTTACCCTGCAAGGCCCGACGCTGCGCTTCCATAGCGATGCGGTGATCGCCCTGACCGGCGCCGATTGTGCGGCCGATGTCGATGGCGAAAGCATCGCCTACTGGCAGCCCGTCAGCGTTAAAGCAGGGCAAACCCTGACGTTAGGCCGCGCGCAAAGCGGCTGTCGCACCTATTTAGCGGTGCGCAACGGCTTTGACGTGCCGGAGTATCTCGGCAGCCGCTCAACCTTCTCGCTCGGCCAGTTTGGCGGCCACGCCGGACGCACCTTGCGCGTCGCCGATATGCTGCCGATCTCCCAGCCGCAGCTGGCGGCCTGTACCACGCCCGCGCCGGTCAGCGCACCGCAGGCGCTCGATCATGCATTGGTGCCGCACTACGGCAGCGAATGGCGCATCGGCGTGCTGTACGGACCGCACGGCGCACCGGATTTCTTCACTCAGGCGGCAATTGATGAGTTCTTCGCCAGCGACTGGCAGGTGCACTACAACTCCAACCGCCTCGGTGTGCGCCTGGTTGGTCCGAAACCGACATGGACGCGCGCCAACGGCGGCGAAGCCGGTCTGCATCCGTCCAACGTACATGACTGCGAATACGCCATTGGCGCGGTGAACTTCACCGGCGACTTCCCGGTGATCCTGACGCATGACGGCCCAAGCCTCGGCGGCTTCGTCTGTCCGGTGACCATCGCCAAAGCCGAGCTGTGGAAAGTCGGCCAGGTGAAACCGGGCGACCGCATTCGCTTCCATCCGATTAGCGCTGACGAAGCGGTGGCACTGGAAAAAGCCCAGGCGCACAGCGTGGCCACCCTGCGCAGTGCCCATGCACCGGCTTTTGTGGTGCCCTCTTTAGCGGCCAGCGCTATCGGTTCCGCCACCCTGCTGGCGGCGTTACCGGCCACGGCGACCACGCCAGCGGCGGTGTATCGCCAGGCGGGCGATAAATATGTGCTGATTGAGTACGGCGATAACGTGCTGGATCTGGCGCTGCGTCTGCGCGTGCATCTGCTGATGAATGCGCTGCGTGAACGCGCGGTGCCGGGCGTGGAAGAGCTGTCGCCCGGCGTGCGCTCTCTGCAGGTACGTTACGACAGCCTGATCCTCAGCCAGAAACAGCTGATGCAGTTACTGCTGGAGCTGGAGAGCGGATTGGGCGATGTCAGCCAGCTGAAAGTGCCGTCACGCATTGTCTGGCTGCCGATGGCGTTCGAAGACAGCGCGACGCTCGGCGCGGTGGAGCGCTACAAAGAAACCGTGCGCGCCAGCGCGCCGTGGCTGCCGAACAACGTCGATTTTATCCAGCGTATTAATGGCTTAGCCAGCCGTGAAGCGGTACGCGATACGATTTTTGATGCCAGCTATCTGATTCTCGGCCTCGGCGACGTCTATCTCGGCGCGCCGTGCGCAGTACCGATCGATCCACGCCATCGCCTGCTGAGCTCCAAATACAGCCCGGCGCGCACCTTCACCGCCGAAGGCACCGTTGGCATTGGCGGCATGTACATGTGCATCTACGGCATGGACTCGCCGGGCGGCTATCAGCTGGTGGGCCGCACCCTGCCGATCTGGAACAAGTTCCTCAAAAACCCTCAGTTCGCCGCTGACGAGCCGTGGCTGCTGCACTTCTTCGATCAGGTGCGCTTCTATCCGGTCACCGAAGACGAACTGACGCAGCTGCGCGATGACTTCCGCGAAGGCCGTGCCACGGTGCGCATTGAAGAGACGGTATTCGATTTCGCCGCGCATCAGCAGTTCCTGGCCGATCACGCCGCGTCGATCGGCGAATTCCGTCAGCGCCAGTCGGCCGCCTTCGAACAGGAAGTGACGCTGTGGGCGCAGGAAGAGCAGAACGCGCCACTCACCAGTGATGAGACGCTGGAAGTGGCGGAAGCCGACGATGATGCGCTGGCGGTGTGCGCCGATATGAACGGCAACATCTGGAAAGTGCTGGTACAGCCGGGCGACGTGGTGGAAGCCGGTCAAACGCTGATCATCGTGGAAGCGATGAAAATGGAACTGGCAATTGTCGCACCGCAGGCAGGCCAGGTGAAACGTATTGCCTGTCAGGCAGGACGTCCGGTGAGTCCGGGCGATGCCCTGCTGTGGCTGGAATAA
- the atzF gene encoding allophanate hydrolase — MALTFGFTLQDWQRSYQQDPQQITSLLAAHLDAIDAQDNAWLYLATPAQLQAQIEPLLASYQRNPAALPLFGVPFAVKDNIDVAGWPTSAACPAFTYTAAADAFVVAQLKAAGAVVIGKTNLDQYATGLVGTRSPFGAVSNTFNPDYVSGGSSSGSASVLARGLVGFSLGTDTAGSGRVPAGFNNIVGLKPTKGWFSASGVVPACRLNDTISVFALTVEDAFAVATAAGGYDAGDAYSRSNPHSAPASFKAQPDFAIPATPEFFGDKLAEAAWLAALEQLQAGGATLHPIDFSVFHQLAEQLYYGPWVAERTVAVGEMINRPEEMDPVVFGIVSSGLKYSAVEAYQAEYLRAELTRQIQQTLAQFDALVVPTSPTIHTLAEMQQEPVLYNSQFGTYTNFTNLADLCALALPAPFRADGLPAGITLIAPAWQDRALAGFGVRWQQQMALPLGATGKKQPAESATLPLSADHVRVAVVGAHLTGMPLNFQLTTRQAVLVEETQTASNYRLFALLDGPIKKPGLLRGESGAAITVELWDIPLARFGEFVAEIPAPLGIGSLTLADGRSVKGFICEPAVLSQALEITEFGGWRNWLASQGSK, encoded by the coding sequence ATGGCATTGACCTTTGGCTTTACGCTCCAGGATTGGCAACGCAGTTACCAACAGGATCCACAGCAAATTACTTCCCTGCTGGCAGCACATCTCGACGCAATCGACGCGCAGGATAACGCCTGGCTTTATCTCGCCACACCCGCGCAGCTGCAGGCACAAATTGAGCCGCTGCTGGCGAGTTATCAGCGCAACCCGGCCGCGCTGCCGCTGTTTGGCGTGCCTTTTGCGGTTAAAGACAATATTGATGTCGCCGGCTGGCCGACCAGCGCCGCCTGCCCCGCCTTCACCTACACCGCCGCCGCCGATGCCTTTGTGGTGGCGCAGCTTAAAGCCGCAGGCGCGGTGGTGATTGGCAAAACCAACCTCGATCAATACGCCACTGGCTTAGTCGGCACGCGTTCGCCATTTGGCGCGGTGAGCAACACTTTCAATCCGGATTACGTCAGCGGCGGCTCCAGTTCCGGTTCCGCTTCGGTACTGGCGCGCGGACTGGTGGGCTTCTCACTCGGCACCGATACCGCCGGTTCGGGCCGCGTACCGGCCGGTTTCAACAATATCGTCGGCCTTAAGCCCACCAAAGGCTGGTTCTCCGCCAGCGGCGTGGTGCCGGCTTGCCGCCTCAATGACACCATTTCGGTGTTCGCGTTAACGGTGGAAGATGCCTTCGCGGTGGCCACGGCGGCGGGCGGCTATGACGCCGGCGATGCCTACTCGCGCAGCAATCCGCACAGCGCGCCCGCCAGCTTCAAAGCGCAGCCTGATTTCGCCATTCCCGCCACGCCGGAATTCTTCGGCGACAAACTGGCCGAAGCGGCATGGCTGGCGGCGCTAGAGCAACTGCAGGCAGGTGGCGCGACGCTGCACCCGATTGATTTCTCCGTGTTCCACCAGCTGGCCGAACAGCTCTATTACGGCCCGTGGGTCGCCGAGCGCACCGTGGCGGTGGGCGAGATGATCAATCGTCCGGAAGAGATGGATCCGGTGGTATTCGGCATTGTCAGTAGCGGCCTGAAATACAGCGCGGTCGAAGCCTATCAGGCGGAATACCTGCGTGCCGAGCTGACGCGGCAGATTCAGCAAACGCTGGCGCAGTTCGACGCGCTGGTGGTGCCCACCTCACCAACCATCCACACGCTGGCCGAAATGCAGCAGGAGCCGGTGCTCTACAACTCGCAGTTCGGCACTTACACCAACTTCACCAATCTTGCCGATCTCTGCGCACTGGCGCTGCCGGCCCCCTTCCGCGCCGATGGTTTACCGGCGGGCATCACGCTGATTGCGCCCGCCTGGCAGGATCGTGCGCTGGCCGGTTTTGGTGTGCGCTGGCAGCAGCAGATGGCGCTGCCGCTCGGTGCAACCGGCAAAAAGCAGCCAGCGGAATCTGCCACCTTGCCGCTTTCTGCCGATCACGTACGCGTGGCGGTGGTAGGCGCGCATCTCACCGGTATGCCGCTCAACTTCCAGCTGACGACGCGTCAGGCGGTGCTGGTGGAAGAGACGCAAACCGCCAGCAACTACCGCCTGTTTGCTCTGCTCGATGGCCCAATTAAGAAGCCGGGCCTGCTGCGCGGTGAGAGCGGCGCGGCGATTACCGTCGAGCTGTGGGATATCCCGCTGGCACGCTTTGGCGAGTTCGTGGCGGAGATCCCCGCCCCGCTCGGCATTGGCTCGTTAACGCTGGCCGACGGCCGCAGCGTCAAAGGCTTTATCTGTGAACCGGCGGTGCTGTCGCAGGCGCTGGAAATTACCGAATTTGGCGGCTGGCGCAACTGGCTGGCTTCTCAGGGGAGTAAATAA